One stretch of Amycolatopsis sp. NBC_00345 DNA includes these proteins:
- a CDS encoding transglycosylase family protein, with the protein MTNRVRTAHRLAARCLILALAVLGLQLAVTGAASADPSSSSWAKLRMCEASGRYNTNTGNGYFGAYQFNLDTWRSVGGQGRPDQASPREQDYRALYLYRMRGWQPWQCAGMLSLAADGDARSKRVPSYDESAYMGGGGLPAPPAPKPQPAPAPPSGAMPDWPGLVYAYGDCAPALKTFQLRMNAFGYGFTGTGCYYDKTRDAVLALQRANGINDSGRLGPKTWKAAWQGKPPR; encoded by the coding sequence ATGACCAACCGCGTTCGCACTGCTCACCGGCTCGCGGCGAGATGCCTGATCCTCGCCCTGGCCGTACTGGGCTTGCAGCTCGCCGTCACCGGCGCCGCGTCCGCGGACCCCAGTTCCAGCTCCTGGGCCAAACTCCGCATGTGCGAGGCCAGCGGCCGCTACAACACCAACACCGGCAACGGCTACTTCGGCGCCTACCAGTTCAACCTCGACACCTGGCGCAGCGTCGGCGGACAGGGCCGCCCCGACCAGGCCAGCCCCCGCGAACAGGACTACCGCGCGCTCTACCTGTACCGCATGCGCGGCTGGCAGCCCTGGCAGTGCGCCGGCATGCTCAGCCTCGCCGCCGACGGCGACGCCCGCAGCAAACGCGTCCCCTCCTACGACGAATCCGCCTACATGGGCGGCGGCGGCCTCCCCGCCCCACCCGCGCCGAAACCCCAGCCCGCCCCGGCACCGCCCTCCGGCGCGATGCCCGACTGGCCCGGCCTCGTCTACGCCTACGGCGACTGCGCGCCCGCCCTCAAGACCTTCCAGCTCCGCATGAACGCCTTCGGCTACGGCTTCACCGGCACCGGCTGCTACTACGACAAGACCCGCGACGCCGTCCTCGCCCTCCAGCGCGCCAACGGCATCAACGACTCCGGCCGCCTCGGCCCCAAGACCTGGAAAGCCGCCTGGCAGGGCAAACCGCCCCGCTGA
- a CDS encoding MFS transporter — protein sequence MTLADTRDRKRERWGWYFYDWANSPFYSSVTTVFGALYMSTIAAADAKQNITLNGDRPCVDATGADDKLQNCDVSLFGLHFPAGSMWGYLLSAATVVQVLVLPIAGAVADRSRHKRRILGGFALLGAVASALMFFMAGSDWQLGAVLFIVANIGYGGSLVVYYSFLVDIAEPDERDDVSAKGWAFGYLGGGVALALQLVFYLSRDSLGVSTETAVRICFLTSGLWWAVFTVPTLRALPRVHVPVAVERGVSVLRAGFRELRQTLGEARKFPLTLAFLGSYLLYADGINTVVSVSAQYGKDELRFSDEVLIVTVLVIQFLAYAGGVLHGLVARRLGAKRTILGSLVLWVVVLVAAYFVQPAQPLQFYALAVGIGLVLGGTNALSRSLFSQLIPAGKDAQYYSLYVVGEKGTSWLGPLVFAGVGQATGSFRLAIVALVVFFVLGLVFVALVPVRRAIVAAGNRPPEVL from the coding sequence ATGACGCTGGCCGACACCCGTGACAGGAAGCGGGAACGGTGGGGCTGGTACTTCTACGACTGGGCGAATTCCCCGTTCTATTCATCGGTCACGACGGTGTTCGGCGCGCTCTACATGAGCACGATCGCGGCCGCGGACGCGAAGCAGAACATCACCCTTAACGGGGACAGGCCTTGTGTCGACGCCACGGGTGCGGACGACAAGCTGCAGAACTGCGACGTGTCGCTGTTCGGGCTCCATTTCCCCGCCGGTTCGATGTGGGGTTACCTGCTGTCGGCGGCGACGGTGGTGCAGGTGCTGGTGCTGCCGATCGCGGGCGCGGTGGCGGACCGGAGCCGGCACAAGCGGCGGATCCTGGGCGGGTTCGCGCTGCTGGGCGCGGTGGCGTCGGCGCTGATGTTCTTCATGGCCGGCTCGGACTGGCAGCTGGGCGCGGTGTTGTTCATCGTCGCGAACATCGGGTACGGCGGTTCGCTGGTCGTCTACTACTCGTTCCTGGTGGACATCGCGGAGCCGGACGAGCGGGACGACGTGTCGGCGAAGGGGTGGGCGTTCGGTTACCTGGGTGGCGGGGTGGCGCTGGCGTTGCAGCTGGTCTTCTACCTGAGCCGGGACTCGCTGGGGGTCAGCACGGAGACGGCGGTGCGGATCTGCTTCCTGACGTCGGGGCTGTGGTGGGCGGTGTTCACGGTGCCGACGTTGCGGGCGCTCCCCCGCGTCCACGTGCCGGTGGCGGTCGAGCGCGGGGTGTCGGTGCTGCGGGCGGGGTTCCGGGAGCTGCGGCAGACGCTGGGTGAGGCCCGGAAGTTCCCGCTGACGCTGGCGTTCCTGGGCAGTTACCTGCTGTACGCGGACGGGATCAACACGGTGGTGAGCGTGTCGGCGCAGTACGGGAAGGACGAGCTGCGGTTCTCCGACGAGGTGCTGATCGTGACGGTGCTGGTGATCCAGTTCCTCGCGTACGCGGGCGGGGTGCTGCACGGGCTGGTGGCGCGGCGGCTCGGCGCGAAGCGGACGATCCTGGGCAGCCTGGTGCTGTGGGTGGTGGTGCTGGTGGCCGCGTATTTCGTGCAGCCGGCGCAGCCGTTGCAGTTCTACGCGCTGGCGGTGGGGATCGGGCTGGTGCTGGGCGGCACGAACGCGCTGTCGCGGTCGTTGTTCAGCCAGCTGATCCCGGCCGGGAAGGACGCGCAGTACTACTCGCTCTACGTCGTCGGGGAGAAGGGCACGTCGTGGCTGGGGCCGCTGGTGTTCGCGGGTGTGGGGCAGGCGACGGGGTCGTTCCGGCTGGCGATCGTGGCGCTGGTGGTGTTCTTCGTGCTCGGGCTGGTCTTCGTGGCGCTGGTGCCGGTGCGGCGCGCGATCGTCGCCGCGGGGAACCGTCCGCCGGAGGTGCTGTGA
- a CDS encoding glycerophosphodiester phosphodiesterase: MRPPFPYLAGPLPRAFAHRGWHLGELAGMENSLPAFRQAVAEGYRYVETDVHATSDGVVVVHHDGTLDRTTDGGGEIASQTWAQLKNVKVGGREPLSRLEDVLEELPEARFNIDVKANNAVEPFVRVLERTGARGRVAAASFSDARLARLRRLAGPELLTAMGPRSVLALWAQGWVPVLPVGRLASGWLAQVPVRQGPLTVVDRSFVKAAERAGAEVHTWTIDDPAQMRELLDLGVHGIVTDRPDLLRDVLVERGAWQQAE, translated from the coding sequence ATGCGCCCACCGTTTCCGTACCTGGCCGGCCCGCTCCCCCGTGCGTTCGCCCACCGGGGCTGGCACCTCGGTGAGCTGGCCGGGATGGAGAACTCGCTGCCGGCGTTCCGGCAGGCGGTGGCCGAGGGTTACCGGTACGTGGAGACGGATGTGCACGCGACGTCGGACGGCGTGGTCGTGGTGCACCACGACGGCACGCTGGACCGGACCACGGACGGCGGTGGGGAGATCGCGTCGCAGACGTGGGCGCAGCTGAAGAACGTGAAGGTCGGCGGGCGGGAGCCGTTGTCGCGGCTGGAGGACGTGCTGGAGGAGCTGCCCGAGGCGCGGTTCAACATCGACGTGAAGGCGAACAACGCGGTGGAGCCGTTCGTGCGGGTGCTGGAGCGGACGGGGGCGCGCGGCCGGGTGGCGGCGGCGTCGTTCTCGGACGCGCGGCTGGCGCGGCTGCGGCGGCTGGCGGGGCCGGAGCTGCTGACGGCGATGGGTCCGCGGTCGGTGCTGGCGTTGTGGGCTCAGGGGTGGGTGCCGGTGCTGCCGGTCGGACGGCTGGCGAGTGGCTGGCTGGCGCAGGTGCCGGTGCGGCAGGGGCCGTTGACGGTGGTGGACCGGTCGTTCGTGAAAGCGGCGGAGCGCGCGGGGGCCGAGGTGCACACGTGGACGATCGACGATCCGGCGCAGATGCGGGAGCTGCTGGACCTGGGTGTGCACGGGATCGTGACGGATCGGCCGGACCTGCTGCGTGACGTGCTGGTTGAGCGGGGTGCGTGGCAGCAGGCCGAGTGA
- a CDS encoding thymidine kinase: MTALNDSGLDAPPPAEDPTDALSPVPPAGARRSAVPGGRLKFCYGPMDCGKSTLALQIDHNHARQGRRGLVLVRHDRSGVPQITSRIGITRRATEVGTDTDVRELVRAQWARGQHVDYIIVDEAQFLSPAQVDQLAELADEVRIDVYCFGIATDFRSRLFPGAARLFEVADDLQPVQVEVLCWCGLPGRFNARVRDDKILREGDTVVVADTEQSVVETSASVRSDAESATVRYQVLCRRHFRSGDLGPATEHHGQLRLS; encoded by the coding sequence GTGACTGCGCTCAACGACAGCGGGCTCGACGCTCCCCCGCCCGCGGAAGACCCCACCGACGCCCTGTCCCCGGTTCCCCCGGCGGGCGCGCGGCGGAGCGCTGTCCCCGGTGGCCGGCTGAAGTTCTGTTACGGCCCGATGGACTGCGGGAAGTCGACGCTCGCGCTGCAGATCGACCACAACCACGCGCGGCAGGGCCGTCGCGGGCTGGTGCTGGTGCGCCACGACCGGTCGGGGGTGCCGCAGATCACCAGCCGGATCGGGATCACGCGGCGGGCGACGGAGGTCGGCACGGACACGGATGTGCGGGAGCTGGTGCGCGCGCAGTGGGCGCGGGGGCAGCACGTCGACTACATCATCGTGGACGAGGCGCAGTTCCTCTCCCCCGCGCAGGTGGACCAGCTGGCGGAGCTGGCCGACGAGGTGCGTATCGACGTGTACTGCTTCGGCATCGCTACCGATTTCCGGAGCCGGCTGTTCCCGGGGGCGGCGCGGCTGTTCGAAGTGGCCGACGACCTGCAGCCGGTGCAGGTGGAGGTGCTGTGCTGGTGTGGGCTGCCGGGCCGCTTCAACGCCCGGGTAAGAGATGACAAAATCCTCCGCGAGGGCGACACTGTTGTAGTAGCAGATACCGAACAATCCGTAGTTGAAACTTCAGCTTCGGTACGATCTGATGCCGAATCGGCTACGGTCCGTTATCAGGTACTCTGCCGCCGACACTTCCGTTCGGGCGACCTGGGTCCCGCGACCGAGCACCACGGTCAGTTACGGTTGTCGTGA
- a CDS encoding ATP-binding protein — protein sequence MNSSHDWSRTVDVEHLESIRRRPDVFAPGGARHLLLEVLAYPSEEAEDLGSGRAFVTFHPDGSVSVTDEGRGTVTQVDEEGRAVRKPVMATRDLRFFDSPAPPLLPDGHPRRGMSVVAALSVWLEHTNRRDGGAWTQRYERGAPVTGLASIPAVGPTGTTVHFLPDPALLPVCELGKADFGPHLTVLVEPSTPVD from the coding sequence ATGAACAGCTCCCATGACTGGTCCCGGACGGTGGACGTCGAGCACCTCGAGTCGATCCGCCGGCGCCCGGACGTCTTCGCTCCTGGCGGTGCGCGGCACCTGTTGCTGGAAGTGCTCGCTTATCCGTCCGAAGAGGCCGAAGACCTCGGTTCGGGACGCGCGTTCGTCACCTTCCACCCGGACGGCTCCGTCTCGGTGACCGACGAAGGTCGTGGCACCGTCACCCAGGTCGACGAGGAAGGCCGGGCCGTCCGGAAACCTGTGATGGCAACCCGGGATCTCCGGTTCTTCGACTCCCCCGCGCCGCCGCTCCTTCCCGACGGTCATCCGCGCCGCGGCATGTCGGTGGTCGCCGCGCTGAGTGTGTGGCTGGAGCACACGAATCGCCGTGACGGAGGCGCGTGGACGCAGCGGTACGAACGGGGTGCGCCCGTCACGGGCCTCGCGTCAATCCCGGCTGTCGGCCCGACCGGGACGACCGTCCACTTCCTGCCCGACCCCGCCCTGCTGCCGGTGTGTGAGCTGGGCAAGGCCGATTTCGGGCCCCACCTCACGGTGCTGGTTGAGCCCAGTACGCCGGTTGACTGA
- a CDS encoding RNA polymerase-binding protein RbpA, translating into MADRVLRGSRLGAVSYETDRNHDLAPRRTVRYACPKNHEFEVPFSDDAEIPTVWECRLHGSESEIVDGGQPEQKKTKPPRTHWDMLLERRSIPELEDLLNERLAELKGRRTSRSA; encoded by the coding sequence ATGGCCGACCGTGTTCTCCGTGGAAGCCGGCTGGGAGCGGTCAGCTACGAGACCGACCGCAACCACGATCTCGCCCCGCGCCGCACCGTGCGCTACGCCTGCCCCAAGAACCACGAGTTCGAGGTGCCGTTCTCCGACGACGCCGAGATTCCGACGGTGTGGGAGTGCAGGCTGCACGGCAGCGAGTCCGAGATCGTCGATGGCGGGCAGCCCGAGCAGAAGAAGACCAAGCCCCCCAGGACGCACTGGGACATGTTGCTGGAGCGCCGCTCCATTCCTGAGCTCGAGGATCTGCTGAACGAACGTCTCGCCGAGCTCAAGGGACGTCGGACCAGCCGGTCCGCGTGA
- a CDS encoding tyrosine-type recombinase/integrase: MQVSEAQQAFFAARRPRKDSPHTTAAYRRDLAGITTLLLAEAGRSEDELDVEHLTAPVLRAAFGAFADGHAKSSVLRAWSTWNQFLTFCVSDGLLAGNPMGAVARPKTPPLTPKPLRGEETPERLLAAAADGARRARDPWPERDVLVLALGLVAGLRAAEMRALAPRSVVGRAGELRLHVHGKGSRDRSIPVQPVLAKLIEAYVESCRRRFPRQRFSSSEPLLRDRAGEPIGRGALEYLVKSCYRWAGLHDRVPTGANLHALRHTFATRLAEDGATASEIMNLLGHASLATSQNYIEATGREQRAAAASNRTYRALDGLGAPE, translated from the coding sequence ATGCAGGTTTCCGAGGCGCAGCAAGCCTTCTTCGCGGCGCGGCGGCCGCGCAAGGATTCGCCGCACACCACTGCCGCTTATCGGCGCGACCTCGCCGGGATCACCACTCTCCTGCTGGCCGAGGCTGGCCGGTCCGAGGACGAGCTGGACGTCGAGCACCTGACTGCCCCGGTGCTGCGGGCGGCGTTCGGCGCGTTCGCCGACGGGCACGCGAAAAGCTCCGTGCTGCGGGCCTGGTCGACCTGGAACCAGTTCCTCACCTTCTGCGTGTCGGACGGGCTGCTGGCCGGCAACCCGATGGGCGCCGTGGCCCGGCCCAAGACTCCCCCTCTGACGCCGAAACCGTTGCGGGGTGAGGAAACCCCGGAGCGTCTGCTCGCCGCGGCGGCCGACGGTGCGCGGCGGGCGCGGGATCCGTGGCCGGAGCGGGACGTGCTGGTGCTCGCCCTCGGGCTGGTCGCCGGTCTGCGGGCGGCGGAGATGCGGGCGCTGGCACCGCGATCGGTCGTGGGCCGTGCGGGTGAGCTGCGGCTGCACGTCCACGGGAAGGGCAGCCGGGACCGGTCGATCCCGGTGCAGCCGGTGCTGGCGAAGCTGATCGAGGCGTACGTCGAGTCGTGCCGGCGGAGGTTTCCCCGGCAGCGGTTCTCGTCGTCGGAGCCGTTGCTGCGGGATCGCGCGGGTGAGCCGATCGGGCGCGGGGCGCTGGAGTACCTGGTGAAGTCGTGTTACCGCTGGGCCGGTCTGCACGACCGGGTGCCCACGGGGGCGAACCTGCACGCTCTGCGGCACACCTTCGCGACCCGGCTGGCGGAGGACGGCGCGACGGCGTCGGAGATCATGAACCTGCTGGGCCACGCGAGCCTGGCGACGAGCCAGAACTACATCGAGGCGACCGGGCGCGAGCAGCGGGCGGCCGCGGCGAGCAACCGGACCTACCGCGCGCTGGACGGGCTGGGCGCGCCGGAATGA